The Streptomyces cynarae genome contains a region encoding:
- a CDS encoding S1 family peptidase, translating into MRKPLAAALLALALAGAGAAPAVAAPAVAGTATVTAAPAATAAAAGTATKDRTATIQAVDFAGTVSLSNCSGSVIRFPNSADSDPALVLSNGHCLETGFPGPGEVIVDQASSRSFGLLNSSGTRIATLRASKVAYSTMTDTDITIYQLTRTYAQIKSSYGISPLTVADTHPVAGTAIKVVSGYWKRIYSCNIDGFVYRLKEGDWTWKDSVRYTSACNTIGGTSGSPVIDNATGKVVAVNNTGNEDGERCTENNPCEVDASGNVTVRQGINYAEETYQIPACFGVGNKLNLNASGCVLPKP; encoded by the coding sequence ATGAGAAAGCCTCTCGCCGCCGCGCTCCTCGCTCTGGCCCTGGCCGGAGCCGGCGCGGCGCCGGCGGTCGCGGCACCCGCGGTCGCCGGGACGGCGACGGTCACGGCCGCCCCAGCGGCCACCGCCGCGGCCGCCGGGACGGCGACGAAGGACAGGACGGCCACGATCCAGGCCGTCGACTTCGCCGGCACCGTCTCGCTCAGCAACTGCTCCGGCTCCGTCATCCGCTTCCCGAACTCCGCGGACAGCGACCCCGCGCTCGTCCTGAGCAACGGCCACTGCCTGGAGACCGGGTTCCCCGGGCCCGGCGAGGTCATCGTCGACCAGGCCTCCAGCCGCTCCTTCGGCCTGCTCAACTCGTCCGGCACCAGGATCGCGACGCTGCGCGCGAGCAAGGTCGCGTACTCGACGATGACCGACACGGACATCACGATCTACCAGCTCACCCGCACCTACGCGCAGATCAAGAGCTCGTACGGCATCAGCCCGCTCACTGTCGCCGACACCCACCCCGTCGCCGGCACCGCCATCAAGGTCGTCTCCGGCTACTGGAAGCGCATCTACAGCTGCAACATCGACGGGTTCGTGTACCGCCTGAAGGAGGGCGACTGGACCTGGAAGGACTCGGTCCGTTACACCTCCGCCTGCAACACCATCGGCGGCACCTCCGGATCGCCCGTCATCGACAACGCCACCGGCAAGGTCGTCGCCGTCAACAACACCGGCAACGAGGACGGTGAGCGCTGCACGGAGAACAACCCCTGCGAGGTCGACGCGAGCGGCAACGTCACCGTCCGCCAGGGCATCAACTACGCAGAGGAGACCTACCAGATCCCGGCCTGCTTCGGCGTCGGCAACAAGCTGAACCTGAACGCGAGCGGCTGCGTCCTGCCCAAGCCGTAG